In Bacillota bacterium, the DNA window ATCTGAAAATTCTGGGGATTTTTCTGTTAACATTTCAACGATATTTAAATCAAGGCCGTTTTCATCATAAACAAATCCTTTTACATCGGACATTGCCACAACTTTAGCACCAAGTTCTCTTGCTTTTAAAGCCGCATGTAGTCCAACTTTTCCAGATCCAGAGATGATAACTTTTTTATCTCTAAAATCATCGTTACGATAAACTTTTAACATTTCAAGAACAAAGTAGCAAAGTCCATATCCTGTAGCTTCTTTACGAACCAAAGATCCACCATAGCTTAATCCTTTGCCAGTTAAAGTTCCAGTTACTTCGTTTCTAATTTTTGTATACATTCCATACATATAACCGATTTCTTTGTTTCCTACACCAATATCTCCTGCAGGAACGTCTGTGTCAGGGCCAATATGACGATATAATTCTAACATAAAGTTTTGTGAGAAACGCATGATTTCTCCATCACTTTTTCCTCTTGGATCAAAATCAGATCCACCTTTTGCTCCACCCATAGGAAGTCCAGTTAATGCGTTCTTAAAGGTTTGTTCAAATCCTAAGAACTTTAAAATGGATTCATTTACGGAAGGATGGAATCTTAATCCGCCTTTGTAAGGTCCAATGGCCGAATTAAATTGAATTCTGTACCCGCGATTTACATTGATTTTACCTAAGTCGTCAATCCAAGTCACACGAAATTTAATGGTGCGTTCAGGTTCAATTAACCGTTCCATAATTGCATTTTTTTCGATGTTTGGGTCTTCTAACACAAGAAAATCCATGGATTCAAAAAACTCTTCGATTGCTTGTAAATACTCTGGTTGTGACTCATTTCTTTCTGAGATGCTTTTGAATAAATCATTTAGATACTCACTTTTAAACAATTTTGTCGCCTCACTTAAGTTATATTTAATCGGTTGTTTTTAACAACCGCTTATCCTTTTCGTAAAAAAAAGCATAAACATTGAGATTTTGCTAGTTTTTAGGGTTATTTTTTCCTTTCTTTTAATTAAAAGAAGAAAAGCACTTTCAACCGAATCTATTATACAATGAAAGCGCTTTTTTCTCAAGGATTAATTTTAGTTTTTTTTGTGTGAATGTGATAGACTAAAAATCATTGATTGCATAAAATTTTCCTAAAGTTTCTTTACTGATAGATTCTTTTCACTCTTTGACTAATGCTTGTTAAAATTTCATAATCAATCGTTTGTAATGTTTTTGCAAGCACGCTTGCTGGTTTTTCTTTTCCAAAAACAATCACGTAATCTTTCACCTTTATTTTTGTAGCATCTGTAACATCACACATGCAAGCATCCATACAAATGGTGCCAATTTGCAGAAGTGTTTTCCCTTCAAATAGAAAATAATCTTTGTTTGATAATCCTCTTAAGTAGCCATCGGCGTACCCGATGGCAAGGGTTGCAATTGTTTTATTTTCAAGAGATGTAAATTTTCTTCCATAACTTACCGTGTCGTGAGGTTTGATATTTTTCAGTTGTACCACTTCTGCTAAAAGTTCCATAACTGGTTCTAGATTAAGTGTCGTTTTTACGGGTGGATATCCATAAAGAGCAATCCCAATTCGAACCATATCTAAATGCATAAAAGGATATTGAAGGGTGGCACTAGAATTAGCACAATGTCTTATTCCAACTTCAATTTTTTCTTTTTTTAGAAGATCTAACAACTTCATAAATTGATTGAATTGTTTTTTTGTAAACGTTGAATCTTCCTTCTCAGCTTCTGCAAAATGAGTATAGATTCCATGAAGAGACAAATGAGGTAATTGTGAAATTTGTTTGATTTCATCTATCGCTTTTTTAAAATCTTCTTCTTCATGACAATACATTCCAAATCGAGACATACCTGTATCAATTTTTATATGAATTCGGATGGGTTTTCCTACTTTATTTAAAGATGATGCATACGCATAAGTTGACACAGTTTGAATGAGAGAATACGCATTTAAAATCAAGGCATTTTCAGGGTCGGTTTTTCCAAAAATTAAGATATCGCTTTGAAGGCCTGCTTCTCTTAATTCAATGGCTTCTTCAAGACACGCAACCGAGAAAAACGTACAACCGATTGATTCTAAGTAAAGAGAAACTTCTTTTGATCCATGTCCATAGGCGTTTGCTTTTACGACACTTGATAAAAGAACATCTTTTCCAATATGAT includes these proteins:
- the gdhA gene encoding NADP-specific glutamate dehydrogenase — encoded protein: MFKSEYLNDLFKSISERNESQPEYLQAIEEFFESMDFLVLEDPNIEKNAIMERLIEPERTIKFRVTWIDDLGKINVNRGYRIQFNSAIGPYKGGLRFHPSVNESILKFLGFEQTFKNALTGLPMGGAKGGSDFDPRGKSDGEIMRFSQNFMLELYRHIGPDTDVPAGDIGVGNKEIGYMYGMYTKIRNEVTGTLTGKGLSYGGSLVRKEATGYGLCYFVLEMLKVYRNDDFRDKKVIISGSGKVGLHAALKARELGAKVVAMSDVKGFVYDENGLDLNIVEMLTEKSPEFSDKYSEFRPNASFDSNPSNIWNTPCDIALPCATQNELQLEGAKALVANGCFLIAEGANMPTTLDATKYIQKHDVLFAPGKAANAGGVAVSGLEMSQNAMHYPWTYAEVDEKLEVIMADIFKKAYSAARRFTDPRNLVVGANIAGFTRVYQAMVDQGIL
- the alr gene encoding alanine racemase; the encoded protein is MNKPERCKAVIDLNQLKQNYNLIQNHIGKDVLLSSVVKANAYGHGSKEVSLYLESIGCTFFSVACLEEAIELREAGLQSDILIFGKTDPENALILNAYSLIQTVSTYAYASSLNKVGKPIRIHIKIDTGMSRFGMYCHEEEDFKKAIDEIKQISQLPHLSLHGIYTHFAEAEKEDSTFTKKQFNQFMKLLDLLKKEKIEVGIRHCANSSATLQYPFMHLDMVRIGIALYGYPPVKTTLNLEPVMELLAEVVQLKNIKPHDTVSYGRKFTSLENKTIATLAIGYADGYLRGLSNKDYFLFEGKTLLQIGTICMDACMCDVTDATKIKVKDYVIVFGKEKPASVLAKTLQTIDYEILTSISQRVKRIYQ